A genomic window from Gemmatimonadaceae bacterium includes:
- a CDS encoding ABC transporter permease, which yields MIRIPIVYNLRSLKGRPVSTAFTAVGVGLVVAVFVAMLALANGFAVALTSTGSPDNVLILRKGADSELSSGISRADASVILSSPHVARDASGVPLASPEVFTVIPLGRAADTTQMANVVVRGVSERIWQVRVNLAVSAGRVPEPGRHEVCVGEKLVGRFPNTGLGEGLRIAGATWEVVCHFTAAGSSFESEVWGLNEQIMPVMRGSVYQSITFRLADPGAFAEAKRALEEDRRVTVDAYREIEFYAQQSEVLGTVLRILAIVITSIMAVGAVFGAVNTMHAAVASRRSEIAVLLTLGFHPRSVLVSFLAESTLIALVGGAIGCLLALPINGIVANTTNWASFSEIAFAFRVTPGLLVLGLAFAAAMGILGGFFPARRASKLQVVEAIRR from the coding sequence ATGATCCGCATCCCCATCGTGTACAACCTGCGCAGCCTCAAGGGGCGTCCCGTCTCGACCGCGTTCACGGCCGTCGGCGTCGGGCTCGTGGTGGCGGTCTTCGTGGCGATGCTCGCGTTGGCGAACGGCTTCGCGGTCGCGCTGACGTCCACCGGATCGCCGGACAACGTCCTCATCCTCCGCAAGGGAGCGGACTCCGAGCTGTCGAGCGGCATCTCCCGCGCGGACGCGAGCGTGATTCTGTCCTCGCCGCACGTCGCGCGCGATGCCAGCGGCGTCCCGCTGGCGAGTCCCGAGGTGTTTACGGTGATTCCGCTTGGCCGCGCGGCGGATACGACGCAGATGGCCAACGTCGTGGTGCGCGGCGTGAGTGAGCGCATCTGGCAGGTGCGCGTCAACCTCGCCGTCAGCGCCGGCCGTGTGCCGGAGCCCGGACGGCACGAGGTCTGCGTCGGCGAGAAGCTGGTCGGGCGCTTCCCGAACACGGGCCTCGGCGAGGGCCTGCGCATCGCCGGCGCCACGTGGGAGGTGGTGTGCCACTTTACCGCCGCCGGTTCGTCCTTCGAGTCGGAAGTGTGGGGCCTCAATGAACAGATTATGCCGGTGATGCGCGGCAGCGTGTATCAGTCCATCACGTTTCGTCTCGCCGATCCCGGCGCTTTCGCCGAGGCCAAGCGCGCACTCGAGGAAGACCGCCGAGTGACGGTGGATGCGTACCGGGAGATCGAGTTCTATGCGCAGCAGTCGGAGGTGCTCGGGACCGTCCTGCGCATCCTGGCCATTGTCATCACGTCCATTATGGCGGTCGGCGCGGTGTTTGGGGCCGTCAACACGATGCACGCCGCGGTGGCGTCGCGCCGGTCGGAGATCGCCGTGCTGCTCACGCTCGGCTTTCACCCACGCAGCGTGCTGGTCAGCTTCCTCGCCGAATCCACGCTGATCGCCTTGGTCGGCGGGGCCATCGGCTGCCTGCTCGCGCTGCCGATCAACGGTATCGTCGCCAACACGACGAATTGGGCGAGCTTCAGCGAAATAGCCTTCGCCTTCCGCGTCACGCCGGGCCTGCTCGTGCTTGGGCTCGCGTTCGCCGCCGCGATGGGGATCCTTGGCGGCTTCTTCCCCGCCCGACGCGCGTCGAAGCTGCAGGTGGTGGAGGCGATTCGACGCTAA
- a CDS encoding ABC transporter permease → MRFFGLLRANLGRYKWRTVLTVASVALALFLFASLRTVLTTLDKASQFGSARRLITTNSTGFTFPMPVAYANRLSAVEGVENVSWINWFGGRYGDGKRFFASFAVDAESYLDLYPEMHVEPEHRAAFLADRGGALIGARLVDLFGWQVGQAITLQGTIFPGDWTFTVRGIYTPTDKAINDDAMMFHWDYLDERTGREGNAGWYVLRIDRAERAADVATAIDEMFRNSPAPTKTGTEQAFNASFATMFGNVSLLLNAIGTAVVFAILLVTANAMMMSTRERGREYAILKTIGFTDRRLFVLVLAEAGGITLLGALLGLGGAKLLYRVTDFNAGGWLPGFDVTGSTLVLGTSIAVLLMVASGIAPAVRAARLSVIAALRNVE, encoded by the coding sequence ATGAGGTTCTTCGGCTTGCTGCGTGCCAACCTCGGACGGTACAAGTGGCGGACGGTGCTGACGGTCGCCAGCGTGGCCCTCGCGCTCTTCCTCTTCGCCTCGCTGCGGACCGTGCTCACCACGCTCGACAAAGCGTCGCAGTTCGGCAGCGCGCGGCGGCTGATCACCACCAACTCGACCGGTTTCACCTTCCCGATGCCGGTCGCGTACGCGAACCGACTCTCGGCCGTGGAGGGTGTGGAGAACGTCAGTTGGATCAACTGGTTCGGCGGGCGCTACGGAGACGGCAAGCGCTTCTTCGCGAGTTTCGCGGTGGACGCGGAGAGCTATCTGGATCTCTATCCCGAGATGCACGTCGAGCCCGAACACCGCGCGGCGTTCCTCGCCGACCGCGGCGGGGCCTTGATCGGCGCGCGGCTGGTGGACCTCTTCGGCTGGCAGGTCGGGCAGGCCATCACGCTCCAGGGCACCATCTTCCCTGGCGACTGGACCTTCACCGTCCGCGGGATCTACACGCCCACCGACAAGGCGATCAACGACGACGCGATGATGTTCCACTGGGACTATCTCGACGAACGCACGGGCCGCGAAGGGAACGCCGGATGGTATGTGCTGCGGATCGACCGGGCGGAGCGCGCGGCGGACGTAGCGACTGCGATTGACGAGATGTTCCGCAACTCCCCGGCTCCCACCAAGACGGGGACGGAGCAGGCGTTCAACGCCAGCTTCGCCACGATGTTCGGCAACGTCTCGCTGCTCCTCAACGCCATTGGTACGGCGGTGGTCTTCGCCATCCTGCTCGTGACCGCCAACGCGATGATGATGAGCACGCGCGAGCGCGGCCGGGAGTATGCCATCCTCAAGACGATCGGCTTCACCGATCGCCGGCTCTTCGTGCTGGTGCTGGCCGAGGCAGGCGGCATCACGCTGCTCGGCGCGCTGCTCGGCCTCGGTGGCGCCAAGCTGCTCTACCGCGTCACCGACTTCAATGCCGGCGGATGGTTGCCCGGTTTCGACGTGACGGGATCGACCCTGGTGCTCGGCACGTCCATCGCGGTGCTGCTGATGGTCGCCAGCGGCATCGCCCCGGCCGTCCGCGCCGCGCGCCTATCGGTCATCGCTGCGTTGAGGAACGTCGAATGA
- a CDS encoding BlaI/MecI/CopY family transcriptional regulator — MSSLWRRGSATVAEVREDLDEKLAYTSVLSALQTLEDKGYVRHESEGRAYRYFATIEAEAAGGSALRRIRDAIFHGSAEQMVAQLLTDRDLSRDEVQRLRQLLAERLKEDE, encoded by the coding sequence ATGAGCAGCCTCTGGAGGCGCGGCTCGGCCACCGTCGCCGAGGTCCGCGAGGATCTCGACGAAAAGCTCGCCTACACCTCCGTGCTCTCCGCCCTGCAGACCCTCGAGGATAAGGGCTACGTCCGGCACGAGTCCGAGGGACGCGCGTACCGCTACTTCGCCACCATCGAGGCCGAGGCGGCCGGGGGGAGCGCGCTGCGCCGCATCCGCGACGCCATCTTCCACGGATCGGCCGAGCAGATGGTCGCGCAGCTCCTCACCGACCGCGACCTCTCGCGCGATGAAGTGCAGCGCCTGCGCCAGTTGCTGGCCGAGCGGCTGAAGGAGGACGAATGA
- a CDS encoding PqqD family protein, producing the protein MKPVARKDNLVTQRVGDETLVYDGSDESARRLNALSSIVWRHCTGENTIAEIAVLVASEIALPADVEATEVVERALAELDEHGLLVDSGLEGAGAAGGMARRDAVKLLAAIPLFPSIDRIFAPTMANSASLPPDASLSASASPTSSRSGSGAFFP; encoded by the coding sequence ATGAAGCCAGTTGCCCGCAAGGACAATCTCGTCACCCAGCGCGTCGGCGACGAAACGCTGGTCTATGATGGCAGCGACGAATCGGCCCGCCGGCTCAACGCGCTGTCGAGCATTGTCTGGCGGCACTGCACCGGCGAGAACACGATCGCCGAGATTGCCGTGCTTGTGGCGTCCGAGATCGCATTGCCCGCCGACGTAGAGGCCACCGAGGTTGTGGAACGGGCGCTCGCGGAACTCGACGAGCACGGGCTCTTGGTGGACTCCGGCCTCGAGGGCGCCGGTGCTGCGGGCGGGATGGCCCGCCGCGACGCCGTGAAGCTCCTCGCGGCTATTCCGCTGTTTCCCTCCATCGACCGGATCTTCGCGCCGACGATGGCCAACTCGGCGTCGTTGCCGCCCGATGCGTCGCTGTCGGCTTCTGCCTCGCCGACGTCCTCGCGGAGCGGCTCGGGCGCGTTCTTCCCCTGA
- a CDS encoding M56 family metallopeptidase translates to MTTGPLTLPMFFVAVWSAALLALGAWTLDRSLRRLRYQTRLVWLGAMLLGTALVLITPWRMFATADAASAAAVASSAATGGLAAPILVTPLLEGIAAFAQRALALFPENAGNVVRTAWIASSAFAALFLVLGYAINRAIVLRAPYTKIGDVRVRLSEAFGPAVIGVRNPEIVVPRWLLERPLEEQQLVVAHEQAHITARDPSLLCAGAAVAVLTAWNPLTWWAFGRMRLATELDCDTRVLRSGVPARAYGTLLLDLTAALPRQLPRLGAPAFSARPSQLEARIRAMTTGTVGPVRRKALLIGSALLAVVTVVAACAATLDSPLSPKVAEVAAQKDGQQVYFDFQTERPAAQVPGGPGVRYPSALREQGVEGEVLAQFIVGTDGRIDLESFRVLRSSMPEFEEAVRSALPALRFVPAELKGEAVKQLVQQPFVFTLAR, encoded by the coding sequence ATGACCACCGGCCCGCTCACCCTGCCGATGTTCTTTGTCGCCGTCTGGAGCGCCGCGCTGCTCGCGCTCGGCGCCTGGACGCTCGACCGCAGCCTGCGACGGCTGCGGTACCAGACGCGCCTCGTGTGGCTGGGCGCGATGTTGCTGGGCACCGCCCTCGTGCTCATCACGCCGTGGCGGATGTTCGCGACGGCTGACGCCGCATCGGCCGCGGCCGTCGCCTCGAGTGCCGCGACCGGCGGCCTCGCCGCACCGATCCTCGTGACGCCGCTCCTCGAGGGCATCGCCGCATTCGCGCAGCGTGCGCTCGCGCTCTTTCCAGAGAATGCCGGCAACGTGGTCCGTACGGCGTGGATCGCGAGCAGCGCGTTCGCGGCGCTCTTCCTCGTGCTTGGCTATGCGATCAATCGGGCAATCGTCCTCCGCGCGCCGTACACGAAGATCGGTGATGTGCGCGTGCGACTCAGCGAAGCGTTCGGCCCCGCCGTGATTGGCGTGCGCAATCCGGAGATCGTGGTGCCGCGCTGGCTGCTCGAGCGACCGCTCGAAGAACAACAGCTCGTGGTCGCGCACGAACAGGCGCACATCACCGCGCGCGACCCATCGCTCCTCTGCGCGGGCGCGGCCGTCGCTGTGCTCACGGCGTGGAACCCACTCACGTGGTGGGCCTTCGGCCGCATGCGACTGGCGACCGAACTCGACTGCGATACGCGCGTGCTGCGCAGCGGCGTGCCCGCGCGCGCGTACGGCACGCTGCTGCTCGACCTCACCGCGGCCCTGCCTCGCCAACTGCCTCGGCTCGGCGCGCCCGCATTCTCCGCACGACCGTCCCAACTCGAAGCGAGGATTCGCGCAATGACCACCGGAACCGTAGGCCCCGTTCGTCGCAAGGCGCTGTTGATCGGCAGTGCCCTGCTCGCCGTCGTGACCGTCGTTGCGGCCTGCGCGGCGACGCTCGACTCCCCGCTGTCGCCGAAGGTCGCCGAAGTCGCGGCCCAGAAAGATGGACAGCAGGTGTACTTCGATTTCCAGACCGAGAGGCCCGCCGCACAAGTCCCGGGTGGGCCCGGCGTGCGGTATCCGTCGGCGCTGCGGGAGCAGGGCGTCGAGGGGGAGGTCCTCGCGCAGTTCATCGTCGGCACCGACGGGCGGATCGACCTCGAGAGCTTCCGCGTGCTGCGCTCGTCGATGCCGGAGTTCGAGGAGGCAGTGCGTTCGGCGCTCCCGGCGCTGCGCTTCGTTCCGGCGGAACTGAAGGGGGAGGCGGTGAAGCAGCTGGTGCAGCAGCCGTTTGTGTTCACGCTGGCGCGGTGA
- a CDS encoding ABC transporter ATP-binding protein, whose protein sequence is MALVEIRNVSKSFQRDAERIDVFDGLTMDIEQGTFTALMGPSGSGKSTLLNLIAGLDRPTAGSVRVQDAEVSAMSAAKLATWRSAHVGFVFQSFNLLPVLTAFQNVELPLLLTRLSRAEREERVRIALGVVGLEDRMSHYPRQLSGGQEQRVSIARAIVADPTLVLLDEPTGQLDARSSQEVLTLLGRLNAEFGKTIVMVTHDAQAAQHATRRLHLEKGVFVEQAEAAR, encoded by the coding sequence ATGGCCCTCGTGGAGATCCGCAACGTCTCGAAGAGCTTCCAGCGCGACGCCGAACGCATCGACGTCTTCGATGGCCTGACGATGGACATCGAGCAAGGCACGTTTACGGCGTTGATGGGCCCGTCGGGCTCGGGAAAGTCCACGCTGCTCAACTTGATTGCCGGCCTTGACCGCCCGACGGCGGGCAGCGTCCGCGTGCAGGACGCCGAGGTGAGCGCGATGAGCGCCGCCAAGTTGGCCACCTGGCGCAGTGCGCACGTCGGGTTCGTCTTCCAGTCGTTCAACCTGCTGCCGGTGCTGACGGCCTTTCAGAACGTCGAGCTCCCGCTGCTGCTGACGCGGCTCTCCAGGGCCGAACGTGAGGAGCGCGTGCGCATCGCGCTGGGCGTGGTTGGGCTGGAGGACCGGATGTCGCACTATCCCCGGCAGCTTTCCGGTGGCCAGGAGCAGCGGGTCTCGATCGCGCGGGCCATCGTCGCCGACCCCACGCTCGTCCTGCTCGACGAGCCCACCGGCCAGCTCGACGCACGCAGCTCGCAGGAGGTGCTGACCCTCCTCGGCCGCCTCAACGCGGAGTTCGGCAAGACGATCGTGATGGTGACGCACGACGCGCAGGCGGCGCAGCACGCCACGCGCAGGCTCCATCTCGAGAAGGGTGTCTTCGTCGAACAGGCGGAGGCGGCGCGATGA
- a CDS encoding glycosyltransferase, which produces MTLDLTTFVTGIWDLGRDQAGTGFRRDFAQYRERFGELLLADAPMVIYGDPTLREFVEAQRAGRPTQFIERPAASFRERFDLYRLVEAIRLNPAWRAQATWLAESPQATLPLYNPMVMSKMFLLNDARIGNPFGSSHFAWIDGAITSTVPAQLFSEERVLDRVWSLLDRFFFVSFPYRDGAEIHGFTRAGMRRFSGVDPQYVCRGGFFGGHRDVLAEVNEHYYALLSATLHEGEMGTEESVFTLMALEEPELYRRYELRDEDHGLLQPFFEFVRTLPRPAPNATYRAVSPDPLATRKERRRALALARPERRISGYVVTFNAPDQLTRTLESWRAGFRFEQLFILDHSTEDEAKAENRQVAERFGASILYHPKGNGGISGGRQFVAEHFDATDADYYVFIEDDMLLNDASAPPLCRSGFRSYVPELRDVVLHIMELEQYDALKLSFTEFYGTNNVQVAWYNVSDATRAAVWPEQPKLPRTGVDPDGPSTRFETIRRVGDVSYADGEVYYCNWPQLVSRAGNRRLFLESPLPDPSEASWMADFFERTLRGEVRLAVLLASVITHDRFHHYAAGERREN; this is translated from the coding sequence GTGACGCTCGACCTGACCACCTTCGTCACCGGCATCTGGGATCTCGGGCGCGACCAAGCCGGCACGGGATTCCGCCGGGACTTCGCGCAGTACCGGGAGCGATTCGGCGAGCTGCTCCTGGCCGACGCGCCGATGGTCATCTACGGCGATCCGACGCTGCGCGAGTTCGTCGAGGCGCAGCGCGCCGGCCGGCCGACGCAATTCATCGAACGCCCGGCCGCGTCGTTCCGCGAACGCTTTGACCTCTACCGGCTCGTCGAGGCGATCCGCCTCAACCCGGCCTGGCGCGCGCAGGCCACGTGGCTCGCCGAGTCGCCGCAGGCGACGTTGCCGCTGTACAACCCGATGGTGATGTCGAAGATGTTCCTGCTGAACGATGCCCGCATCGGCAATCCGTTCGGCTCGTCGCACTTCGCCTGGATCGACGGCGCGATCACCAGCACCGTGCCTGCCCAGCTCTTCAGCGAGGAGCGCGTCCTCGACCGCGTGTGGTCGCTGCTCGACCGCTTCTTCTTCGTGTCGTTCCCGTACCGGGACGGCGCGGAGATCCACGGGTTCACCCGCGCCGGGATGCGACGATTCAGTGGCGTCGATCCGCAGTACGTCTGTCGCGGGGGATTCTTCGGAGGACACCGCGACGTGCTCGCCGAGGTCAACGAGCACTACTACGCCCTGCTCTCGGCGACCCTGCACGAGGGCGAGATGGGCACCGAGGAGAGCGTCTTCACGCTGATGGCCCTCGAGGAGCCGGAGCTGTACCGCCGCTACGAGCTTCGCGACGAGGACCACGGGCTGCTGCAGCCGTTCTTCGAATTCGTGCGCACGCTCCCGCGGCCCGCGCCCAACGCCACCTACCGCGCGGTCAGCCCGGACCCGCTGGCGACGCGGAAGGAACGTCGCCGCGCGCTCGCCCTCGCCCGGCCGGAGCGCAGGATCTCGGGATACGTTGTGACCTTCAACGCGCCCGACCAACTCACGCGCACGCTGGAGAGCTGGCGCGCGGGGTTCCGCTTCGAGCAGCTGTTCATCCTCGACCACAGCACGGAAGACGAGGCCAAGGCCGAGAATCGGCAGGTTGCCGAGCGCTTCGGTGCCAGCATCCTCTACCACCCCAAGGGCAACGGCGGCATCTCCGGCGGCCGTCAGTTCGTCGCCGAGCACTTCGACGCGACCGATGCGGACTACTACGTGTTCATCGAGGACGATATGCTCCTCAACGATGCGTCCGCCCCTCCGCTCTGCCGCAGCGGCTTCCGCAGCTACGTGCCCGAGCTGCGCGACGTGGTGCTGCACATAATGGAGCTGGAGCAGTACGACGCCCTCAAGCTGTCGTTCACGGAGTTCTACGGAACGAATAACGTGCAGGTCGCCTGGTACAACGTGTCGGATGCGACCCGTGCCGCGGTGTGGCCGGAGCAGCCGAAGCTGCCGCGCACGGGGGTGGATCCTGACGGGCCGTCCACCCGCTTCGAGACCATCCGCCGCGTCGGGGACGTGTCCTATGCCGACGGCGAGGTCTACTACTGCAACTGGCCGCAGCTGGTGAGCCGCGCGGGCAACCGGCGTTTGTTCCTCGAATCCCCGCTGCCCGACCCATCGGAGGCCAGTTGGATGGCTGACTTCTTCGAACGGACATTGCGCGGGGAAGTCCGGCTCGCGGTGCTGCTGGCGTCAGTGATCACGCACGATCGGTTCCATCATTATGCGGCCGGGGAACGGCGCGAGAACTGA
- a CDS encoding efflux RND transporter periplasmic adaptor subunit: MRSGTPVQVVVAAPLEQSGPRAAPLGAVAVTANGYVVARTRAAVAAKIPGRLAVLSVSEGSYVQRGAIIARLENDDYAAAVAEARANVGGARAQLAESETERDQLQRDAARLQQIRAGNASLTAQQEVELAESRATQAAARATTAAARVEAAVASLQFAEASLENTIIRAPFTGTVLRKEAEVGEVVAPSVGGGLTRGAVVTMADLTTLEVEVDVNEAYIGRVQHGQDARITLDAYPDTAFRGRVRQVVPTADRQRATVQVKVSIVDRDARILPEMGARVDFVAAQSPADVDVAGSAASAPPRFRLPQDAVRTVAGRSVVWVVRDGRLVSREVDAGPVSAGFREIRRGLVGGEQVLVAGVSDPAAGMKVRVIP, from the coding sequence TTGAGATCTGGCACTCCGGTCCAGGTGGTCGTCGCGGCTCCGCTGGAGCAGAGCGGCCCGCGCGCCGCGCCACTGGGTGCGGTCGCGGTGACGGCCAACGGTTACGTGGTTGCACGGACGCGGGCCGCCGTGGCGGCGAAGATTCCCGGTCGTCTTGCCGTGCTGAGCGTGAGCGAGGGCTCGTACGTGCAACGCGGAGCCATCATCGCGCGGCTGGAGAACGACGACTATGCAGCGGCGGTGGCGGAGGCCCGGGCGAACGTCGGTGGTGCCAGGGCCCAACTCGCAGAGTCCGAAACGGAGCGCGACCAGCTCCAGCGTGACGCCGCGCGGCTGCAGCAGATTCGCGCGGGCAACGCGAGTCTCACGGCGCAGCAGGAAGTGGAACTCGCCGAGAGTCGGGCGACCCAGGCGGCCGCGCGGGCCACGACAGCGGCCGCTCGCGTCGAGGCGGCCGTGGCGTCGCTGCAGTTCGCCGAAGCGTCGTTGGAGAACACCATCATCCGTGCGCCCTTCACCGGCACGGTCCTCCGCAAGGAGGCCGAGGTCGGTGAGGTCGTGGCGCCGTCCGTCGGCGGCGGCCTCACGCGCGGCGCCGTCGTGACGATGGCCGATCTCACGACGCTTGAGGTCGAGGTGGATGTGAACGAGGCCTACATCGGACGCGTGCAACACGGGCAGGACGCACGCATCACGCTGGACGCGTATCCGGACACTGCCTTCCGCGGGCGCGTGCGGCAGGTCGTGCCGACGGCCGATCGCCAGCGGGCGACGGTGCAGGTCAAGGTGTCGATTGTCGACCGCGATGCGCGGATCCTGCCCGAGATGGGGGCGCGCGTGGACTTCGTCGCGGCGCAGTCGCCGGCGGATGTCGACGTCGCTGGCTCCGCTGCGAGCGCGCCGCCGCGCTTCCGGCTCCCGCAGGACGCCGTGCGCACGGTCGCGGGTCGCAGCGTTGTCTGGGTCGTCCGCGACGGGCGGCTGGTGTCGCGCGAGGTGGACGCAGGCCCGGTGAGCGCCGGGTTCCGCGAGATTCGCCGCGGGCTCGTGGGCGGCGAGCAGGTTCTCGTCGCCGGGGTATCTGACCCGGCGGCGGGTATGAAAGTCCGAGTCATCCCCTAA